The Xenopus laevis strain J_2021 chromosome 4L, Xenopus_laevis_v10.1, whole genome shotgun sequence genomic sequence GTTATATGTTACTGGGGTGGGGGTCAAATTAAAAGGGATAACAAATGTACAGATGCAtaaacactacggggcagatgcatcaagggtcgaatatcgagggttaatttgactggggaatgaaaatccttcgaatcgaacgattcgaaggattttaatccaacgatcgaaggattatccttcgaccaaaaaaagttaggcaagcctatggggaccttccccataggctaacattgagttcggtagcttttaggtggcgaactagggggtcgaagttttttcttaaagagacagtacttcaactatcgaatggtcgaatatttgaacaatttttagttcgaatcgttcgattcgaagtcatagtcgaaggtctaagtagcccattcgatggtcgaagtagccaaaaaaaacacttcgaaattcgaagttttttttcttctattccttcactcgaacttaatggaTGGGCCCCTACATATTTTACTAATTCTCATAGAAACCAGTAATTGTGTATTGTGTCATTAATTGCTACTATTGTTACAGCCCGTCCTATGGATGGAAGCGGCAGGTGACACAACGTGGCCCCGGTGGCGGCAGAGTTCGGAAGACATCCTTGTTGTTTGACCACTTAGATCCAGCTGAACTAGCAGAACATTTAACACACTTGGAATTTCACTCATTCTCAAAGATCCTGGTAATTGAAACTTAAGGGTTGCCTTTTATTTTACTGATTTAATGCTAGGTTCAATATCAAAATCTACACTGACACAATGATGCAccgaattacatttttttcccccaggaGAAGTTCCATTAATGCAGGGACAATTCATGCACACACATCAAAGGAATAAATTAAATATCATAACTGAAACATTTGCCTTACAGATAAAATTATATACCCTAGTTAGGTGAGTAACtgctttataaaatatgaataagaaGTGATTTCTAACAGCATTTACTTTTAACTTTATGTTAAATTACACTAAGTTGCTGTGTCTAATTTCACCAATGGCTACAATCTGTGGATGATGGGTTAGCTTGGTGGCAATGTGAATAGCATTGCTGCTCTGCAGCATTGTGGTCCTAAATCCAATTACAGACAGAGGACTATCTACAACAAGTTATGTagaccctgggcagaagtgcaaaAGCTAAGGGACACAAGAGTTGCACTTCAGTGCTTATGAAGAGCACACTTCTGCTCAGGGTCTGGCTGCACTGTCCACCTCAtgccagataaaaaaaatctgatgtgaaATGCAATGTGTAATGTAGCCAGGCAGAGGCCAGTGCACCCTGCATCACAGCTGCTATGCTCAGACAGTTCTGTATCCTTGGGGCTTGCCACAGGTCTATGTTTTTTGcttgttttcaagaaaaacaaaaaactagaaatgaatatggctagaattttttttttatactgaacttaatgaATAATGCTCAGTGAGccttgagcagctgttgagaagctaagcttctaGGTCACCtcaaatcatcaaacagaaaattaggtttgcctgtcatataagctgatgctacagggccaaTTATTAATTTCTGATGATGATGAACAACCAGGTGAGTATACGCACTCCAAGGCCCAGTATAACTTTAAAGATAGTTGTGCTCagttataaaatgtatacaaaaaatatCTTCCAACCGGCACACCCTTATAAAACAATCTTTGTCTTTTTATTGCACGTATCAACGTCCAATGTTTCAGCCCTCATTAGTGCCTTTATCAAGGGTCATTAGAGCCCATGAGGGCTGAAACGTTGGACTTTGACACTATGCAATAAAAAGACGAAGTTTTTTTATATGGGTGTGCTGCTTGGaaagacatttatatatatatatatatatatatatatatatatatatatatatatatacatatatatatacatatatatatacacatatatatacacatatatatatatatatatatatatatacacatatatatacatatatatctatatatatatatatatatatatatatatatatatatatatatatatatatatatagtcaaatacaagagtcctctgcactcaacccattatcaatatatttaagacagcgacattttgtgcatactgctactaaaaaatgccttaccctttaaacaaaacagggattgtttgtccatatattgcaatatatctaagctggccaactacgtcaaagtcatcccatatctggccagtcctatgctcaattttatctgattcattaagaattccattgcttcaCTATACATTccacaaagggactaggtattacctgcaacttaacttgctgctttcaaagtaaacctccatacttggctgcccttttattagacaccagtgggatcacctgtctatagctgggaagggtgggagctacaacatggagctggtcactgctcctgtataaactataacaaacaagggaaagttgtgctcaccactattttttaaaaccattaggcgggggtgcaatgaggctgtgaccacaaaatacatatagtcaaatacaagagtcctctgcactcaacccattatcaatatatttaagacagcgacattttgtgcatactgctactaaaaaatgccttaccctttaaacaaaatatatatatatatacaaatacatgaggtcctctgcactcaacccattatcaatatatcaatatataaggacattgaaacattttgtgctttaagctactagaaatgccttaccctttaaccaaaacagggattgtttgcccatatattgcaatatatttaagatagccaactacgtcaaagtcatccccggaatgttcctacactcaacttgcatctgatttattaagaatcctattgcttcattatacattttataaaggaaaaCTTATTTTTGGTAATTTCTGAGGATGTAAAAGTGGGGTTGTACTGTAGTATTTCTTGATTATTACATCAGAAATTCAACATAACGTTTGATTGACAGGCATGGATGTGTTACCTAACTAAACTATTGCATATCAAATATTTTTCTATCCTTAGTTTCAAGACTACCACAGCTTTGTTCTTCATGGTTGTACAGTTGGAAACCCTGTTTTGGAAAGGTTCATAGCCCTTTTCAATGGGGTGTCTCAGTGGATCCAGCTGATGGTGCTTAGTAAACATACCCCTCAACAAAGAGCAGCTGTGATTAAACAGTTTGTACAGGTGGCAGAggtaggtttttgttttttttagtattataAATTCAACATTATATGCTCTTGCATACAAAGAGAGCTGATTAAATTTAAAAGCAGAACCCGGTACACTAGGCTAGTGCCATTATAAGGGTtgtataaaatgttctttttcatgGTTAGTATATCTCTTGTAGAGGCTGCTACAGCTGCAGAATTTTAACACTCTAATGTCTGTGGTGGGGGGTCTAAGCCACAGTTCCATTTCCCGGCTTAAGGACACTCAATCTCACATCAGTCCAGAAACTACCAAGGTAAGAAACTCTAATTTTGGTCTCACTCTCTAAAgaatctgtatatatttatattttatctctTGTGTGAAATATGGAACATCCCCTATCCAAATATTCATCAGAGGTAGTTGTTTACATTAGTCCTACCATTTAAATAAATTAGTTCTAAAACATTTCCAGGGTAAATATGTTAATATCACTGATGGAACCAGACAGACTCTATAGtttcacttaagctggccatagacgcaaagatctgatcgtacgaatcgaggattcgtatgattttcgaaccgtgtgtggagagtcccgacatttttcgtctggcggagatcggtcgtttggtcgatcggacaggttagaaaatttctgtcggctgccgataatatctctgcgtgtattgccgatcgtacaattttcagtgtcactagctttggttggacatagatatcgtacgattgctgtcaggggcagaacattgctgatctgttctttaactaatctgactggtaagactttgatctgaatggttagtggcgggtcgggagatgggaaagtccgatcgtacaatgattcgttcgatcggatctttgcatctatggccagcttaagtcttgtCAAACTATTCTAGAATGCAGTAAGTAGGGTTATTGCACAAATTGCTATAGTGGATGGGCAGTACACATTTAATAAAGGCATGGATAGTGCTGAAATAATACTAGAAATAATACTGGAAGGAACTCCGCTACAAATATTACACTTACTTCCTGCTAGAGAAATAAAAGTGCTATAGGAAGGGGAATTTTGCGTAATTTTGGTGTATCCAGAGGCACCTTGGCTGAGGATAGGGCTGTGACAACAAAATTATAGTAGGTGAAAAGAATGATTTACTATTAAGATTGATGGTGAGCTGCCATTGAGTAGAAAAAGTATGGGTTgcataaaaatttttatttacaaatattatatatatatatataatatatatatatatatatatatatatatatatattattttcatatttcataGTTTTTTTGCAATATTAAATTTCTCCGTAATGATTTCAGCCATTTTCTTTGTCAGTAGTTATGGGTGTTAGTAGGAAAACGCTTTCTTTTACCAATGTATTACTACACTTCCTACAGCCCTTCCTACAGCCAAAGTGCATCCAAGAATGCTTTTCAGAGCTTATGGGTTTAGACATTATCagaattattttaattgttttcctgCAAGGTGTATGATTCCCTCTTGGAGCTCCTGACCTCTTCAGATAACTATGCAAGATACAGGCGCAGATTTGCAACATGTGAAGGTTTCCGTTTCCCTGCATTGGGAGTACACCTGAAAGACCTCATGGCACTCCATGTGGCTTTGCCTGATTGGGCAGACAAAGCAAAAACCATCATTAACATCTCCAAGATGCGTCAAGTCTACAAAGTTGTTCATGAGCTCACTGAAGCACAGAGATTGGAGCCTCCAGTTAAAGCCAACCCTGATTTGCTAAACTTGTTGACGGTGAGAACAATGAATAAATAAGAGTAAAGAGAATGTGTTGAAAGGGTAGGCAAATATCACAAAGCAACTTAAATAACATGTATAATGATGGGAAGAAGATACAGTGCTTTTCAAACTTACAAACATCAGACCcagatattttaattaataagaaATCCTACACTGATCTGTTGGTCTCActgattttttcatttgaaagcaCTGAAACTCAAAATTAGTttttaattgaagaaaaaaaatggaatatgcaGTTTGCAAAAGTATTTTGATCTTCTCActttatacacatacacattattttgcacagtttctaTGTTATTTTGGGGCAGAGTTGCTCTATGTTGATCAGGTTAGCTTGGTCACACTTGTgcattttaatattcaaatgatGCCATTGTATGGCTGTTTAGCCTTTTGTTCTTGAGCCACttcagtgtttatttttgaactgtgtttaggatcattgtcctGGTAaaagattattaattaataaattagttAGGGCTGTTATCACTGCAAAAGTTGTCTATATATTAAATTGTGGACTGCTTGCTAGCAAGCAGcatactttattttctttttctttttcatttttctaaaacCTCCAACATGGTGTGCATggtgtgcaatgtgcaaaaagaaAATGCTGGACATCTGTTAATCTAAAAGTTAACAAAAGAGAAGTTAGACTTTTGTGAATGTATTATCCCTTTGTTTTAGCGTTGTTGTCTTTCATCTCTTATTTGTTAGGTTTCTCTTGACCAGTATCGCTCAGAGGAAGAAATCTATCAGCTGTCTCTTCAAAGAGAACCTCGGGCCCGATCTACAGTAAGAGAGCAACCACAGATATAATCAGATtaaaatagatatagatagaaaaATATAGAGGGGCATGAAATAATGGCAAGAGTGGCAGGAGGTTACATACATAGAATtcaatgcaataaaaattgatacattttaaagtagAAGTTTTGTACTTACAGAAAAATGCAGCTAGTAAgaattaaattatatttccttttaaaaatccct encodes the following:
- the rasgrp2.L gene encoding RAS guanyl-releasing protein 2-B isoform X2 — encoded protein: MHPELRFWISEFPAEFDLNPELGEQIRDLKRALENKGNRRESSLIDIESVPSYGWKRQVTQRGPGGGRVRKTSLLFDHLDPAELAEHLTHLEFHSFSKILFQDYHSFVLHGCTVGNPVLERFIALFNGVSQWIQLMVLSKHTPQQRAAVIKQFVQVAERLLQLQNFNTLMSVVGGLSHSSISRLKDTQSHISPETTKVYDSLLELLTSSDNYARYRRRFATCEGFRFPALGVHLKDLMALHVALPDWADKAKTIINISKMRQVYKVVHELTEAQRLEPPVKANPDLLNLLTVSLDQYRSEEEIYQLSLQREPRARSTQTHAKSPPSPSPPLEEWASLKAKPDQALLCQHIEKMVESVFRLFDEDGDGHISQEEFQSVRSNFPYLCAFNEIDQNQDGKISKQEMTSYFLRASSVLDCKMGFIHNFAERTFLRPVSCQHCRNLILGIYKKGLKCKACGITCHKHCRDHLSIECKKRSKSVSERGESMEKGRHFSFTLPRSFRRSTLYPDLREEEPHMEDNGVFDDHL